The DNA window CATCGAAGAGAACGCCACCCTCAGGGAAGCTCTGGAGCTCTCCTTAAAGAGCCACTTCTCGCGTTTGCCAGTGTACCGGGAGGACATCGACAACATCATCGGGTTCGTCCACATCAAGGACATGCTCCCTGCCCTCCGGGAGGGGAACCTGGATCGCCCGGTGCGGGAAATCGTCCGCCCCATCCACTTTGTCCCGGCTACAAAAAAGGTGGTGGAACTCCTGCGGGAGCTCCAGCAGCAGCGGATTCACATGGCCATCGTCCTTGACGAGTACGGGGGAACGGCAGGGCTTGTGACTATTGAGGACCTCCTTGAGGAGCTCGTGGGGGAGATTCGGGACGAGCACGATCGGGAAGCCCCACCGTACCGGAAACTCGGCGACAACGAGTACCTCGTGGACGCCTCACTCCCCATAGGGGCGGTGAACGAGGCTTTGGGAGTTGCGATTCCCGAAAGCGAAGAGTCCGAGACCCTGGGGGGCCTTGTCATGGAGATTCTCGGAAAGGTTCCCGAAGAGGGAGAGGCGGTGCACGTCAACGGGTACGAGATTCGGGTGGAACGCATGCGGGGGAAGCGCATCGCCACCGTGCGGATCAGAGTCACCGGGGAAGGAGAGAAAGAGGGTGGGGAAGCTCATCATAGCCCATGATCTTGGGACAACCGGGAACAAGGCCACGCTTTTCGACCCTGAGGGGAGAATCCTTGCAAGTAGCTTCTTCGGCTACGAGACTTTCTACCCTGACGCCCTTTCTGTCGAGCAGGACCCTGAGGACTACTGGAGGGCGGTTGTGGCTTCAACCCGAAAGCTCCTTGAGGAGGCAAGGGTAAGAAAGGAGGACATCGGGGTCGTCTCTTTCTCCGGGCAGATGATGGGGGCCCTCCCGGTGGATGAGCGGGGCAACCCCCTTGCCCGAATCATCATCTGGGCAGACCGGCGCGGGGTGAGGGAAGTTGAGTGGGTCCGGGAAAGGGTAGGCGAGGAAGAGATGTACCGGATTACGGGGCACCGCCTGAGCCCGAACTACTCCCTTGCCAAGATTCTCTGGTTCCGGAATAACCGCCCTGAAGTCTACAAGAGGGCCCATAAGTTCCTCCTTGCCAAGGACTTTGTGGTCTTTCGGCTCACCGGGAAGTGGGCCACCGATTTCTCCGACGCCTCAGGGACGAACCTCTTTGACATTGTCAGAGAAGAATGGTCTTCGGAGATTCTCTCGGCGGTTGGGCTCGATGAGGAGAAGCTCCCTCCGGTTTTCCCCTCCTTTGCCGTGGTCGGAGAGGTGACGAAAAAAGCCGCAGAAGAAGTCGGGCTTTTGTCCGGAACCCCGGTTGTCATCGGGGGAGGGGACGGGGCCTGTGCCGCCTGTGGCGCAGGAGTGGTGCGGGAGGGACAGGCCTATAACTACCTTGGCTCCTCCTCTTGGATTGCTCTGGCCTCGAGGCATCCCTTCTACGATTCAAAAATGCGCACCTTCACCTTCCATCACCTTGCCCCAGGGCTTTTCATGCCCACCGGAACCATGCAGGCCGCAGGAGGCTCGTACCAGTGGTGTCGGGATGCCCTCTGCGGAGAGGAGAAGAAAACGGCCAAGAAACTCGGGGTAAGCCCCTATGCCCTCATGGACCTTGAGGCGCAGAAGGTCCCCGCCGGAAGCGAGGGGCTCCTTTTTCTCCCCTACCTCATGGGTGAGCGGGCTCCCTGGTGGAACCCCCATGCCCGGGGGGTGTTCCTCGGCCTCACCCCAAGGCACAGGAAAGCCCACCTCATCCGAGCAGTCCTTGAGGGCGTGAGCCTGAACCTCCGGATTATTCTTGATGCCTTCCGGGAGGAGGGGCTTGCGATTGAAAACATGCGCATCATCGGCGGTGCAGCAAAGAGCAGCTTCTTTGCCGAAATGCTTGCCAACGTCTTCGGCCTTGAGGTCCTCCGCCCCATGTACCTCGAGGAGGCGACTTCCCTGGGAGCTGCAATCTGCGGCGGGGTGGGGATAGGGCTCTACCGGGGGATCGAGGTGGCAGAGGAGCTCGTGCAAATCAGGGACCGGTTCCTGCCGCGGGAAGAGGAAAAGGAAGTCTACGACCGGCTGTACCCGGTGTTCGTGAAGAGCTACCTGGCGCTGTGTGAGGTGTTTGGTAGCCTCTCCGAGGTGGCTGTGGATTAGGGCCGTAGTTGGTACAGGATGGTGGAAGGACCTTCTTCTTCAACTTTCGCTCCACTCGAGGAGCTCTAATAACTTCTTGGTGTCGGTAATTGTGGGTGGGAGACTGAGATTATTGAAAGGGTTGAAGTATATTTCCATGTTATTCCCAATTTTGGGGATGGACTTAGCAAAGACCCCGCCGTACACAACAGCGTTGTTGCTCAACTCTAAGTTTCCATTGGGGACAAAGATGGGCCCAGTTGTCACCGAGTTGTTCTTAAGATAAGAGGTCGAGGGACCTAAGGCAACTAGAGACAGGGCTTCAGGTATGGCGTTATTCGCGATGTCAAAGTAGTCCTCTGTGATTAACGTACTAAAGAGGGTCTTCTCGTCCCCGTTTGTGTCTTCAACACAAATGGAAGCATTGTTCTCGATAAGAATGCGGCCGGTAACGTAGATGACTGCACCTTCTTTGATATTTAAGGTTGCGTTTTGCTTCACTACCAGGTCCCCCTCGATAAGGGTGTTACCATCAAGGGTAAGCGTTTGGCCGTTATTCACGGTGAGACCGCTGTCATATGTTTCCCCTTCACTCGCCTTTTCCATCCACATTGCCCTAATCTCATCCGTTATGGTGGGCAGGTTCTGCTGTGGAACCTCATAAACTGGAGGGTAGGAGGAAGAGGAGATCGTGTTTATAGAGGTATAAGAAGAATTGTTAGTTTTCACCTGAGAGGAGCCCTGGGAAGTGTATATTGCCCCCACAGTGGCATTGTTCAAGTATACCGAGTACCCTTTGTCATCAGTACCGTAAGCAACTATATCGCCATTGACAACCACATTGTTGTTGACATCGACGTAGCTTTCTGCGGAAATGACTTTTCCTTCGATTTTGGAGCTGTTGTTGAGAGTAATGCTACCCCTGGCGATAACATCCCCCATGACAACGGTTTTATTATCAACCACCACGCTACCTTGGGCAAACACTGAGCCGGGGATCTCACCACGTATGTTCGTAATTTCGGCACCGCTGTACACGTTTGCCGGCTGGTTCACGCCCTCATCAAGATATATGTACACTTTCCCAGAAGTCAGGTTGGCGGCGGTGGTGATAGCATTTTGGAGGACAATGTCGTAGAAAGGCCCTTGTGACAACCGGAAGGTACAGGTAATCGTTTTTTGAGCCAATTTTTCCGAGTTGTTATTCTTGACTTCTCCGGTTGATTCAATTCTAATTGTTTTTTCGTTGGAGTTGTATGTAACCTTGACTCTATACGTTCCGCTCTTGTTGTTCTCAAGCGGTATTGAGGATCCCGAACTCTCTTCGTGTTCGCCATATGCCAGGGCATTGCGGATAACAAATGGATCGGACACAATCTTTTCGATACCCATCTCCGCTATGTAGTGCGCCTGTTTTATGGTCGTAACCTTATGGATTGCCCTGTTGCTCGAGACAACCAGGGTTGTACCAGCAAAAAGAACTACGGCTGCTATGAGAACAAGGGCAATTATGAAAACCATTACTGATCCCGAGTCACGCCGGGTTCTTTTTTCCATTACAATCACCCCAGAGACGTCTTACTCTTCCTCCCACTCGTTCCCTTTTGGTGGATTCCTCCGCAGAATCGATGCGCTGTAAGAGCGGCCACTTGGGGTGGAGAGCTTTACAGTAAGCTTGGTATAGGCTCTTTTTCCACCAAAAACGGATTTTTCACACTCAACCTTTGATTCAGTAATTCCCTGGACGATTGGCACATCGTTTTTTAGTATCTCGTTGTCTTTGAAGATATAGGTGTTTTGCCTTCCATCCGTTGTTTCGATGTACACTTCTGTGGAGTTATCGTTAACGGTGATGGCAACCACTCCTGCGCTTCTGAAATCCTTGGCAATGGCGTTGAGGAATAGATTGATTCGGTTTATGATTTCCTGGTCCGCAATTTGAGCCCTGCCCCTTTTGTTCATCGAACCAAGGAACTGGTAGAGAAGAGTCAGAATAAAGGCCATAATAAAAACAGTGATAACCACCTCAAGGAGCATAATGCCCCCTGAGGTGGGATATCTTGCCTTCCTTCTTCGACTAAGTAGACCACACAGGCCAAAAATTGCTCCCTCGACCTCCAATGGCAAGCTTTAATGCTACTACTTCAGGAATTTCCCAAAACCAAGTCTGGAAATCTGGGTAGTTAAGATGTACTCACGCTCTTTATCAGTCGATCTCGCCGCTTCTCTCCATCTGATGACTACCGCCACGCGCAGCTTCTCTATCGAGCCATTCAGAGGATTTCGACCTATCACCTCGAAGCGAACGAAGGAGAGCTCTTCCGAGTCAGGTAGCTTATCAAGGGCTGCAAGGATTTCAGGGGGGATATCACTCGAACCGCAGAGTTGGGCAAACTCATTGGAATCAAAGTAGACCTCTTTTTGATCGGCATCATTACCAATGATGGTCTGCAACGTAGAGAAGCCATCGATGCTTTTCTCCCTAATACGTTCTATAACGTCCTCAGCCAGGGTGCTGGCAGTAAGCAGGTTTTCATTGGTGGATTTGATGAGACTGATTCTCAGAGCAAGGAGAGCGATAGCGCTAACCACGAATCCAGCGATGGCTATAATTATAATAACCTCGATGAGTGAAAACGCCTCGCTCCCCCTGCAGCGATGCGAGAGCTTCGTCACCCAAATATCCTTTCCTGTTCTAATCATTGATTAACAGGGAACCTAACGGCAGATCAACGGATTTCTCCCTTTACTATGCCGTTTACCTCGATAGATTGGCCACTCTGGTTGTAGACATTCCCTCCCACGATGCCGTTGATCGTGGCGGTTGCTCCCTCCTGAAGCGTTACGTCGCCATAAACGATTCCATTTAGAGTGAGTATTGCTCCTGGCTTCAGGAGAAGGTTACCCATCACAACTCCATCGAGCTGGAGAGTTATGCCAGATTCCACAACAACGCTGCCACGAACAAGGCCAAGGAGTTGCGTGTCTGTAGTAATTGACTGGTCTCCTTCAAGGATGTCCTCTATTACCACAGGTTGCGCGTACGTTGCTCCACTCACAAAGAGTAGCAAAACGAGAATTGCAACTAACAGCGAAACGGCTCTCCTCTTCACGCCCAAATCCCCCCTTCTATTAATTGAGAACTTTTACCAAAGCGACATACGCCCGAACACATCTTCATGCCCTACTTGGCAGCAAGATGTAAAGCCTTTCTCCACCCCTGACTCTCATTTCCTCCCTCGCACTCCCCTGGTTCACCGCGATTTCCAAAAACCCGGAGCTATCCTCGTGGATGAGGAGTTCCCCCCTTGGGACATCGCCGTACGTTCTGCAGTAGGTTGCCCTGAATTCTTTCTCTCCCAAGTATATCGTCACATTACTCTGTAACTTTAGGCCCTCGAGGAAAATTTCCGGAATGTTCGTCTCCACGTTCCCGAAGCGGTCAAAGAAGGCAACCTCCCCAAGGATTCTCCCGCCCTCTTTCCTTGCTTTTTCATAGGGGAGGAGGACGAGGCTCTCAAGCCTTTTCCCAAAAAGGCTCAGGTCGAAACCCTTTGCGATGTAGGCACTCACCGGGGCAAAGATGTCCCTCCCGTGGAAGGAGAAGGAGGGGGTGGCGCGGTAGAAGTACTCGGGGTTTGCAAGCTCCACAATCCGGGTAACCCTTTCTGCTTCCGCCACTAAGGTGAAGAGCCCATTGTCCGGCCCCACGAAGAAGTACCCGCTTTCGGTCTCGAAGGCGATGGCTTTGCGCTCTGTCCCCACCCCGTAGTCCACAACGCCCATGAAAACCGTTCCCTTCGGGAAGTCCCGGTACGCCCGGAAAAGCACGTGCATGGCCTCCCGGACGTTGAAGGGCTCCACCTCATGGGTGAGGTCGATGACTTCCACTTCTGGCGCAATCTGCTTGATGACTCCTTTCACCACGCCCTGGTAGTAGCTCTTCGTTCCCCAGTCGGTGAGGAGGACAACAAGCTTCACCTTTTCCCACCCCAGAGAAAGAGGAGAAGGAGAATCGAGGCCACGAGGCCTGTTGTTCTCCCAAAAAGGAAGGGAGCCGAGGGCCCAAAGGCGCTCCAGAGGGCTCCGGCGATGAGGGAGGCCGGGAAGAGCCCAATCCCAAGGAGCATGGCGTGGAATCCAAGGACTGTCGCCCGCACGTTTTCCTCGGCCAAATCGGCAATGAGGGCCTTTCCCACCCCTTCAGTCATGCCGCTATAAAAGCCGTAAGGGAGCATGGCAAGGACAATGGAGCGGGGCAAGAGCCCTATGAGGAAGTAGGAGAGGGCGTAGAGCAGAAATCCTCCGACGAGAACCCCCTTCCGTCCCAGGCGGTCGGAGATTACCCCTGCGGGGTACGAGACAAGGGTGTAGACCACATTGTACAGGAGGTAGAGGAGAGTTACTGCCGAAGGCGCAAGGCCCACGTCTTTTTCTGCGGCCCGAAGGAGAATGAACTGGTTCGAGGAGTTCCCGA is part of the Candidatus Caldatribacterium sp. genome and encodes:
- a CDS encoding HlyC/CorC family transporter, with the protein product IEENATLREALELSLKSHFSRLPVYREDIDNIIGFVHIKDMLPALREGNLDRPVREIVRPIHFVPATKKVVELLRELQQQRIHMAIVLDEYGGTAGLVTIEDLLEELVGEIRDEHDREAPPYRKLGDNEYLVDASLPIGAVNEALGVAIPESEESETLGGLVMEILGKVPEEGEAVHVNGYEIRVERMRGKRIATVRIRVTGEGEKEGGEAHHSP
- the xylB gene encoding xylulokinase, translated to MGKLIIAHDLGTTGNKATLFDPEGRILASSFFGYETFYPDALSVEQDPEDYWRAVVASTRKLLEEARVRKEDIGVVSFSGQMMGALPVDERGNPLARIIIWADRRGVREVEWVRERVGEEEMYRITGHRLSPNYSLAKILWFRNNRPEVYKRAHKFLLAKDFVVFRLTGKWATDFSDASGTNLFDIVREEWSSEILSAVGLDEEKLPPVFPSFAVVGEVTKKAAEEVGLLSGTPVVIGGGDGACAACGAGVVREGQAYNYLGSSSWIALASRHPFYDSKMRTFTFHHLAPGLFMPTGTMQAAGGSYQWCRDALCGEEKKTAKKLGVSPYALMDLEAQKVPAGSEGLLFLPYLMGERAPWWNPHARGVFLGLTPRHRKAHLIRAVLEGVSLNLRIILDAFREEGLAIENMRIIGGAAKSSFFAEMLANVFGLEVLRPMYLEEATSLGAAICGGVGIGLYRGIEVAEELVQIRDRFLPREEEKEVYDRLYPVFVKSYLALCEVFGSLSEVAVD
- a CDS encoding S-adenosyl-l-methionine hydroxide adenosyltransferase family protein, with the protein product MKLVVLLTDWGTKSYYQGVVKGVIKQIAPEVEVIDLTHEVEPFNVREAMHVLFRAYRDFPKGTVFMGVVDYGVGTERKAIAFETESGYFFVGPDNGLFTLVAEAERVTRIVELANPEYFYRATPSFSFHGRDIFAPVSAYIAKGFDLSLFGKRLESLVLLPYEKARKEGGRILGEVAFFDRFGNVETNIPEIFLEGLKLQSNVTIYLGEKEFRATYCRTYGDVPRGELLIHEDSSGFLEIAVNQGSAREEMRVRGGERLYILLPSRA
- a CDS encoding MFS transporter, with protein sequence LGGKGAPQDLRAYLPTFRLIILVSLIPAFLGVFVLFLSEETGKGKRPSRSLPLFPWKDLSPRLKVFFLATLIFTLGNSSNQFILLRAAEKDVGLAPSAVTLLYLLYNVVYTLVSYPAGVISDRLGRKGVLVGGFLLYALSYFLIGLLPRSIVLAMLPYGFYSGMTEGVGKALIADLAEENVRATVLGFHAMLLGIGLFPASLIAGALWSAFGPSAPFLFGRTTGLVASILLLLFLWGGKR